A region from the Nostoc sp. HK-01 genome encodes:
- a CDS encoding phosphoglycerate mutase, giving the protein MNLHIYFLRHGQTECSRNNAFCGSIDSALTPEGFDMAEAFASAYQSLAWTDIFCSPMRRTIATAKPLCTAIGIEPQLREGLKEINYGQWEGKTPEFISQEYHDDYIRWSADPAWYAPTGGEMAITIASRAMGVIEEIKHLYQSGNVLVVAHKATIRIMLCSLLGIDVGRFRYRLDCPVGSVSVVEFTSHGPLLRSLADRSHLGEQLRNLPGT; this is encoded by the coding sequence GTGAACTTACATATTTACTTTCTTCGTCACGGACAAACAGAATGCAGCCGTAATAATGCTTTTTGTGGTTCCATCGACTCAGCACTAACTCCTGAAGGTTTTGATATGGCTGAGGCTTTTGCATCTGCATACCAGTCTCTGGCTTGGACAGATATTTTTTGTAGTCCGATGCGGCGCACAATAGCTACTGCTAAACCTTTATGTACAGCTATTGGCATAGAACCACAACTGCGTGAGGGTTTAAAAGAAATCAACTATGGCCAGTGGGAAGGTAAAACCCCAGAATTTATCAGTCAAGAATATCACGATGATTATATTCGTTGGTCTGCTGACCCAGCTTGGTATGCACCAACAGGGGGAGAAATGGCGATTACAATTGCATCCCGCGCAATGGGAGTGATTGAAGAAATTAAGCATCTTTACCAGAGTGGCAATGTTTTAGTTGTTGCCCATAAAGCCACTATTAGAATTATGTTGTGCAGTTTGCTAGGAATTGATGTGGGACGTTTTCGGTATCGCTTGGATTGTCCAGTAGGTTCTGTGAGTGTTGTAGAATTTACTTCCCACGGGCCATTGTTGCGCTCTTTAGCAGATCGTTCTCATTTAGGTGAACAATTGCGAAATTTACCTGGAACTTAA
- a CDS encoding succinylglutamate desuccinylase/aspartoacylase, which translates to MIPQIETIFLRQMASGDRLSLQVYKFIGSRPGKKVYIQSNLHGAEISGNAVIQQIIEFLLSINDTDLVGEIWLVPVCNPMGTNERAQHFSPGRHCVYEARDWNRIFWDYEKVAEDLTEFTQSQLLLEPEITRQNYLSKIKNEFAKKLDRINSSSSLPYTDQFSYQLQSLSLDADYLIDLHSSTNQGLDYIYYFRDRQDSAKYFLLDYGILLDKYDGDAFDESFIKPWLALEARLQSLGRQIRFDIEAWTLELGAGMQINPHSIAKGVQGIKNYLLQKGVLKTINFSQENIENHVMAVFYSSNRTKYYAIAGGMIQSRVELGSVVQAGDRLYQIISFNKASALPQIIDIYSEHDGLIYDVATNQSVNQGEFVLGIIY; encoded by the coding sequence ATGATTCCGCAGATTGAAACTATATTTTTACGGCAAATGGCTTCTGGCGATCGCCTGTCTTTACAAGTTTACAAATTTATTGGTTCTCGCCCAGGTAAAAAGGTTTATATTCAATCTAACTTACACGGGGCAGAAATTTCGGGAAACGCCGTTATTCAGCAAATTATAGAATTTTTACTCAGCATAAATGATACCGATTTAGTTGGAGAAATTTGGCTAGTTCCGGTATGTAATCCTATGGGTACAAATGAAAGAGCGCAACATTTCTCACCGGGAAGACACTGTGTTTACGAAGCGAGAGACTGGAACCGAATTTTTTGGGATTATGAAAAGGTAGCTGAGGATTTAACAGAATTTACTCAATCGCAATTACTACTAGAGCCAGAAATTACTCGCCAAAATTATTTGAGTAAAATTAAAAATGAATTTGCCAAGAAATTAGACAGAATTAATTCTTCTAGTAGTTTGCCTTATACTGATCAATTTAGTTATCAACTGCAAAGTTTGAGTTTAGATGCAGATTACCTGATTGATTTACACAGTTCGACAAATCAAGGTTTAGACTATATATATTATTTCCGCGATCGCCAAGATAGCGCTAAATATTTTTTGCTCGACTATGGCATCTTACTTGATAAATATGATGGTGATGCTTTTGATGAATCATTTATTAAACCTTGGTTAGCATTAGAAGCTCGTTTGCAAAGTTTAGGCAGACAAATCAGATTTGATATTGAAGCTTGGACACTAGAATTAGGTGCAGGAATGCAGATCAATCCGCATTCGATTGCCAAGGGTGTGCAAGGCATAAAAAATTATTTATTGCAGAAAGGTGTATTAAAAACTATTAACTTTTCCCAGGAAAACATAGAAAATCATGTAATGGCTGTTTTCTATAGCAGTAACAGAACTAAATATTATGCGATCGCTGGCGGCATGATTCAATCTAGAGTCGAATTAGGTAGTGTAGTTCAAGCAGGAGATAGACTTTATCAAATTATTAGTTTCAACAAAGCAAGTGCATTACCGCAAATAATTGATATCTACTCTGAACACGATGGATTAATTTATGATGTTGCCACCAATCAATCTGTAAATCAAGGAGAATTTGTATTAGGCATTATTTATTAA
- a CDS encoding alcohol dehydrogenase gives MKAYEIQSNAGSDALKLVEHPQPEPAAGQVLIQVKATSLNYRDLLVAEGSYGSGVKYPLIPMSDGAGEVVAVGEGVTRVKKGDRVAGIFFQSWLYGSLTREKMKSDLGGGINGMLAEYVVLHQDGLVILPDHLSYTEAATLPCAAVTAWHALVTKGNICANDTVLLLGTGGVSIFALQFAKLHGARVIITSSSDEKLARAKQLGADEIINYKTTPSWEKQVYELTNRVGVDHVIEVGGAGTLPQSLQAVRIGGRVSLIGVLTGKGNEIDPMPILGKSLTLQGIYVGSREMFETMNQAISHHQIFPIIDLVFPFTAVPEAYRYLKTAAHFGKIVIEI, from the coding sequence ATGAAAGCTTACGAAATTCAAAGCAATGCCGGAAGTGATGCTTTAAAACTAGTCGAGCATCCGCAACCCGAACCCGCAGCCGGACAAGTTCTGATTCAAGTCAAAGCCACATCTCTGAATTACCGTGACTTGCTAGTAGCTGAGGGAAGCTACGGTTCTGGGGTGAAATATCCGCTGATACCCATGTCTGATGGTGCGGGGGAAGTTGTCGCCGTTGGTGAAGGTGTGACGCGGGTGAAAAAAGGCGATCGCGTCGCTGGTATTTTCTTTCAAAGTTGGCTTTATGGCTCTTTAACCAGGGAGAAAATGAAGTCTGACTTAGGTGGCGGTATCAATGGAATGCTGGCTGAATACGTTGTGCTACATCAAGATGGACTGGTTATTTTACCCGATCACCTTTCTTACACCGAAGCAGCCACCTTACCCTGTGCGGCTGTCACCGCTTGGCACGCTTTGGTAACAAAAGGTAATATCTGTGCCAATGACACTGTATTATTGCTGGGTACTGGCGGAGTTTCAATTTTTGCTCTTCAGTTTGCCAAACTCCACGGCGCAAGAGTCATCATTACCTCCAGCAGCGATGAGAAATTAGCACGAGCTAAACAACTGGGTGCTGATGAAATTATCAATTACAAAACTACACCCAGTTGGGAAAAGCAAGTTTACGAGTTAACAAATCGCGTTGGTGTAGATCACGTTATCGAAGTGGGCGGCGCAGGTACTTTACCGCAATCACTCCAAGCTGTCAGAATTGGGGGACGTGTTAGCTTAATTGGTGTGCTGACAGGCAAAGGCAATGAGATTGATCCTATGCCCATATTAGGCAAAAGCCTTACATTGCAAGGCATTTATGTAGGTAGTCGAGAAATGTTTGAAACCATGAATCAAGCAATATCTCACCATCAAATCTTCCCCATTATTGATTTAGTTTTTCCCTTCACCGCCGTCCCAGAAGCTTATCGATACCTCAAAACCGCCGCCCACTTCGGTAAAATTGTCATTGAAATTTAA
- a CDS encoding phosphate transporter encodes MLIISLFLATLFLAYSHGANDNFKGVATLFGSGTTSYQTAILWATIMTFAGAVASIFMAGTLVQKFSGQGIFPDEIANVPEIHLAVAIASGVTVLMAALTGFPISTTHSLTGGLLGAGLVAIGLKVNFAVLVKSFLLPLFFSPIIAIFLAAGLYKLIAYFNSRFNWFANQKVLDTLHFISAGVVSFARGINQTPKLVSIILIIEYFSIQGGMLTIAMAVGLGGLLNSQRIAETMSTRITTIDSTQGLSANLVTGFLAIAATCFGLPISSTHVAASSIVGVGLTEKKVNSRVFLQIIIAWIFTLPATAIISGIAYRLLQG; translated from the coding sequence ATGTTAATTATTAGCTTGTTTTTGGCTACGTTATTTTTAGCTTACTCTCATGGAGCAAATGACAACTTTAAAGGTGTAGCAACGCTATTTGGTAGCGGTACAACTAGCTACCAAACAGCAATTTTATGGGCAACTATTATGACCTTTGCTGGTGCAGTTGCCTCAATATTTATGGCTGGTACATTAGTACAAAAATTTTCTGGACAAGGTATTTTTCCAGATGAAATTGCTAATGTACCAGAAATTCATTTAGCAGTAGCGATCGCATCTGGTGTAACAGTGTTGATGGCTGCCTTGACCGGATTCCCGATTTCTACAACTCACAGTTTAACAGGTGGGTTACTAGGGGCGGGGTTAGTGGCGATCGGTCTCAAGGTTAATTTTGCTGTATTAGTAAAGTCTTTTCTTCTCCCTTTATTCTTTAGTCCTATAATCGCCATTTTCTTAGCAGCAGGTCTTTATAAGTTAATTGCATATTTTAATTCTCGATTTAACTGGTTTGCCAATCAAAAAGTTCTAGATACTCTGCATTTTATCAGTGCTGGAGTAGTCAGTTTTGCCAGAGGCATAAATCAAACACCCAAACTAGTTTCTATTATTCTGATTATTGAATATTTTTCCATTCAAGGCGGAATGTTAACCATCGCAATGGCAGTGGGGTTAGGCGGCTTACTCAACTCCCAAAGAATTGCTGAAACTATGAGTACAAGAATTACCACTATAGATTCTACTCAAGGCTTATCTGCCAATCTGGTGACTGGCTTTTTAGCGATCGCAGCTACTTGTTTTGGTCTACCTATTTCCTCAACTCATGTTGCAGCTAGTTCTATTGTTGGTGTCGGCTTAACTGAAAAAAAAGTTAATTCACGTGTTTTCTTGCAAATAATTATTGCCTGGATTTTTACTTTACCCGCTACCGCAATTATTAGTGGTATAGCTTATAGATTATTACAAGGTTAA